From one Bacteroides fragilis NCTC 9343 genomic stretch:
- the tssD gene encoding type VI secretion system tube protein TssD: MQTYLYLHKENIDLPHGVYRGKYPLKHFDYGLSRNVGRKGEITSGVCGGEIRIVIDGFADATLLGWLFDTFRKEDGAIVTLDEHETTFAKLQFSGASVRSYRMNYDSRVKKGVVTIIVIEAKEIVTDNDLFFKNK, translated from the coding sequence ATGCAAACCTATTTATACTTACATAAAGAGAATATCGACCTTCCTCACGGTGTGTATCGGGGGAAATATCCGCTGAAACACTTTGATTACGGATTGAGCCGTAATGTGGGGCGTAAAGGTGAAATCACTTCCGGCGTATGCGGCGGAGAAATACGAATCGTCATTGATGGATTTGCTGACGCTACCCTGCTGGGATGGCTCTTTGACACCTTCCGTAAAGAAGATGGAGCGATTGTTACACTGGATGAACACGAAACGACCTTTGCCAAACTGCAATTTTCGGGCGCATCGGTAAGGAGCTATCGTATGAACTACGATTCGCGGGTTAAAAAAGGTGTGGTGACTATCATTGTGATAGAAGCCAAAGAGATTGTAACGGACAATGACTTATTTTTTAAAAACAAATAA
- a CDS encoding GPW/gp25 family protein: MKQKYYKLPVRLEKLFEGDIRQLERCSELESIDQHIELLLTTCPGEHRFDPKYGCRIWELDFERIVSTEQWKELFTGYVMQAISTYEKRISDITLSVNLQEVVREEVLDNRMIRKRVDITVLATLNSTGAPCGFGYKLYMGPLSNE; encoded by the coding sequence ATGAAACAGAAATACTATAAACTACCGGTACGTTTGGAAAAGCTCTTCGAAGGAGATATCCGGCAACTGGAAAGATGTTCCGAACTGGAATCCATCGACCAGCACATCGAACTGTTGCTGACCACCTGTCCGGGTGAGCACCGTTTCGACCCCAAATACGGTTGTCGGATTTGGGAGTTGGACTTTGAGCGCATTGTTTCTACCGAACAATGGAAAGAACTGTTTACCGGATACGTGATGCAGGCGATTTCCACTTATGAGAAACGCATTTCCGACATCACTCTCTCGGTAAACCTACAAGAAGTCGTCAGGGAAGAAGTTCTGGATAACCGGATGATACGTAAGCGGGTAGATATTACAGTACTCGCCACATTGAATTCCACCGGTGCTCCCTGCGGTTTCGGTTACAAATTATACATGGGACCTTTATCAAACGAATAA
- the tssD gene encoding type VI secretion system tube protein TssD, which yields MGFFDRLFKGKEVFADRRNPDMVCEITLCGQSHILSEFDIAYEPDNSSKEYMEAYAVFSEPVNAEVENWIMRADRKENGTVRFYLNSDAMDEGALFEINFSNASCVHYHNVSQGDTSVKTIVMTFPSVRMGGDEFELKR from the coding sequence ATGGGCTTTTTCGACAGGCTGTTTAAAGGAAAAGAAGTGTTTGCGGATAGACGCAATCCGGATATGGTATGCGAGATAACGCTTTGCGGGCAGTCGCACATCTTGTCCGAGTTTGATATTGCCTATGAGCCGGATAATTCCTCGAAAGAATATATGGAAGCATACGCCGTATTTTCAGAGCCGGTGAATGCGGAGGTAGAAAACTGGATAATGAGAGCGGACAGGAAAGAAAACGGGACAGTCCGATTCTATCTCAACAGCGATGCTATGGACGAAGGTGCACTGTTCGAGATAAATTTCAGTAATGCGAGCTGCGTGCATTATCACAATGTATCGCAGGGAGACACATCGGTAAAGACCATTGTGATGACTTTTCCGTCTGTCCGGATGGGAGGTGATGAATTTGAACTAAAACGATAA
- a CDS encoding type VI secretion system baseplate subunit TssF, whose product MANLFTKESIKARMFKQAATLYDIRNIDGMDPLIRLLIEALSGEIFKLSGDMHAIESRLLEKVASALTPHTALVAKPAHAIAAARPYTPQATVSPTDLFSYKSTEIVKKYKMKNLFFTPLHETRIINAELKYLVTADEFCTITPEGERDATARFRSDVPVMGRKISIGMKIGNNVTTLNDLPLYIDIPLVADKSSYLKLLPYCHCTIAGIPVEIKGGIEYDPTRSVSEKYDLGRLITEEITSKYASHYLTLKAHGLKVRDLSRSRVPEEISFLLPSDFIAECDADTVWIDIEFPTAFSKEILEQVKVQMNTFIVVNKYPAKITRKVDSVSAILPLEKTEFEYFLFVDSITDNHGDRLREISGTQDEGRAGCYSVRRGGCERFNAMDAKDFLNRLTDLLYDESMAFSSTDKDGMKEVIEQIEERVNQLGDKNKDGVGGQEMLSYVVIDQRYDKDTRLTVDYTLTNGEFANDIYAGEPLNDCANSDIDGDTLRFVTSARGGKPSPSVKRRMDMYRFMLLSHGRIYTKEDIRNFCMARYGDSIRSVEVKLGYVAGKKESEGFIRTLDVYLRLSEGMQGLDREEFVVNLDSELRRLSPETYNYRVFINS is encoded by the coding sequence ATGGCAAATCTATTCACAAAAGAAAGCATTAAAGCCCGGATGTTCAAACAGGCGGCAACCCTATATGACATACGAAATATAGATGGCATGGACCCCCTTATCCGACTGCTGATTGAAGCCTTGTCGGGCGAAATTTTCAAGCTGTCCGGTGATATGCACGCCATTGAAAGCCGATTGTTGGAGAAAGTCGCTTCCGCCCTTACTCCACACACGGCATTGGTTGCCAAACCCGCCCATGCTATTGCTGCTGCCCGACCATATACACCGCAAGCTACTGTATCTCCCACAGACCTGTTTTCTTATAAAAGCACGGAGATAGTGAAGAAGTATAAGATGAAAAATCTCTTCTTTACTCCGCTGCATGAAACCCGCATAATCAATGCCGAACTGAAGTATCTCGTGACGGCGGATGAATTTTGCACCATCACTCCCGAAGGAGAACGTGACGCCACTGCCCGCTTTCGTTCCGATGTGCCGGTAATGGGTCGGAAAATCAGTATCGGGATGAAAATAGGCAACAATGTAACTACTCTCAACGACTTGCCGTTATATATAGATATACCGCTTGTAGCAGATAAAAGCAGTTATCTGAAATTACTGCCGTACTGCCATTGCACGATTGCCGGTATTCCTGTAGAAATTAAAGGGGGAATCGAGTACGACCCCACACGTTCGGTCAGTGAGAAATACGATCTTGGCAGGTTGATTACGGAAGAAATAACCAGCAAATATGCTTCCCATTACCTGACATTGAAAGCTCACGGATTAAAAGTCAGAGATTTGTCACGTAGCAGAGTGCCCGAAGAAATCTCTTTCCTGCTGCCAAGTGATTTCATTGCCGAATGTGATGCGGATACTGTTTGGATAGATATAGAATTTCCCACCGCTTTTTCAAAAGAAATACTGGAACAGGTAAAGGTGCAGATGAACACTTTTATCGTAGTAAACAAATATCCGGCAAAGATTACCAGAAAGGTAGATTCCGTCTCGGCCATTCTCCCTTTGGAAAAGACGGAATTTGAATATTTCCTGTTTGTGGATTCGATTACCGATAACCACGGAGACCGGCTTAGGGAAATTTCCGGCACACAGGATGAAGGCAGAGCCGGCTGTTATTCGGTCAGAAGGGGCGGTTGCGAACGCTTCAATGCGATGGATGCCAAAGATTTTCTGAACCGCCTGACAGACCTGCTATATGACGAAAGCATGGCCTTCTCTTCGACAGACAAAGACGGGATGAAAGAGGTGATCGAGCAGATAGAGGAACGGGTAAACCAATTGGGAGATAAAAATAAAGACGGAGTCGGAGGACAGGAAATGTTGTCATATGTAGTCATTGACCAACGTTATGACAAGGATACCCGGTTAACTGTGGATTATACTCTTACTAATGGCGAATTTGCCAATGACATCTATGCGGGAGAGCCATTAAATGACTGCGCCAACTCCGATATAGACGGAGATACACTGCGGTTTGTCACTTCTGCCCGTGGAGGAAAGCCGTCCCCATCCGTAAAGCGCCGGATGGATATGTACCGATTCATGCTATTGTCACACGGCAGGATATACACGAAAGAGGATATACGCAACTTCTGCATGGCAAGGTATGGCGACAGCATTCGCTCTGTGGAGGTAAAGCTGGGGTATGTAGCCGGTAAAAAAGAAAGCGAAGGTTTCATAAGGACGCTGGACGTGTATCTACGGTTATCGGAGGGGATGCAAGGATTGGACAGGGAAGAGTTCGTTGTCAATTTGGACAGTGAGCTCAGGCGGTTGTCTCCGGAGACCTATAACTACCGTGTTTTTATTAACTCATAG